In the Acidovorax sp. A79 genome, one interval contains:
- the fliM gene encoding flagellar motor switch protein FliM: MSDSFLSQEEVDALLEGVTGESQKSVEEVAEAGSVRNYDISSQERIVRGRMPTMEIVNERFARNFRIGLFNFIRRSPEISVGTVSVQRYSAFLRELAVPTNFNIVAIRPLRGSGLIVCEPSLVFGIIDTLYGGVGKFQTRIEGRDFSPTEQRVINRLVDVICAEYKKAWQGIYPLELEYQRSEMQPQFANIATPSEIVVSTAFQLEIGDLSGAIHICMPYATLEPIRDVLYSSTQGDSIEVDRRWVRVLTREIQAAEVTLVAELARADATVEQLLAMKPGDFIELDREPRIRASIGGVPIFECQYGTHNSKYAIRIEECLRNADMSWLGEKDVN; encoded by the coding sequence ATGAGTGATTCATTTCTTTCGCAGGAAGAGGTCGATGCCCTTCTCGAAGGGGTTACTGGCGAGAGCCAGAAATCGGTCGAGGAAGTGGCGGAGGCGGGGTCCGTACGCAACTACGACATTTCCAGCCAGGAGCGCATCGTCCGTGGACGGATGCCGACGATGGAAATCGTCAATGAGCGGTTCGCGCGCAACTTCCGCATCGGCCTGTTCAATTTCATCCGCCGCAGCCCCGAGATCTCGGTGGGCACCGTGTCCGTGCAGCGCTACAGCGCCTTCCTGCGGGAGCTTGCGGTCCCCACGAATTTCAACATCGTGGCCATCCGTCCGCTGCGCGGCAGCGGGCTGATCGTGTGCGAACCCTCGCTCGTGTTCGGCATCATCGACACGCTGTACGGCGGCGTGGGCAAGTTCCAGACTCGGATCGAGGGGCGGGACTTCTCGCCCACGGAGCAACGGGTCATCAACCGCCTGGTGGATGTGATCTGCGCCGAATACAAGAAGGCGTGGCAGGGGATCTACCCCCTGGAGCTCGAATACCAGCGCTCGGAAATGCAGCCGCAGTTCGCCAACATCGCCACGCCCAGCGAAATCGTCGTGTCCACGGCCTTTCAGCTGGAAATCGGCGACCTTTCGGGGGCGATCCATATCTGCATGCCCTACGCGACGCTGGAGCCCATCCGCGACGTGCTGTATTCGTCCACACAGGGCGATTCCATCGAGGTGGATCGCCGCTGGGTGCGCGTGCTGACCCGGGAAATCCAGGCCGCCGAAGTGACGCTGGTGGCTGAACTGGCCCGCGCCGATGCCACGGTGGAGCAATTGTTGGCCATGAAGCCTGGCGATTTCATCGAGCTCGACCGCGAGCCCCGCATCCGCGCGTCGATCGGGGGCGTGCCTATTTTTGAATGCCAGTACGGAACGCACAATTCCAAGTACGCCATTCGTATCGAAGAATGCCTGCGCAATGCCGACATGAGCTGGCTGGGAGAAAAAGATGTCAACTGA
- the fliL gene encoding flagellar basal body-associated FliL family protein encodes MSANTPAAAPAKSKKMLIIIIGVVAVLVIGGGVAAWLISSRSHAEDEEGAAPARKEAPKVAPTFLPMENMVVNLADPGGDRFAQIGITLELEDAKTAEQVKLYLPTIRSGILMLISQRTSAELLQREGKEKLASDILREVSRPLGYPVATERDRARAAAADKDGDEDERPARRRTERNPVHRVLFSSFIIQ; translated from the coding sequence GTGTCAGCCAATACCCCCGCAGCGGCTCCGGCCAAAAGCAAGAAGATGCTCATCATCATCATCGGCGTTGTGGCGGTGCTGGTGATTGGCGGCGGGGTGGCCGCCTGGCTGATTTCCAGCCGTTCCCACGCCGAAGACGAGGAAGGGGCTGCGCCGGCCCGCAAGGAGGCCCCCAAGGTGGCTCCCACCTTCCTGCCCATGGAGAACATGGTGGTGAACCTGGCGGACCCCGGTGGCGACCGGTTTGCACAGATCGGCATTACCCTGGAGCTGGAAGATGCCAAGACGGCGGAACAGGTGAAGCTGTACCTGCCCACCATCCGCAGTGGCATCCTGATGCTGATTTCCCAGCGGACCTCCGCCGAATTGCTGCAAAGGGAAGGCAAGGAAAAACTGGCCTCCGATATCCTGCGCGAAGTCTCGCGTCCCCTGGGCTATCCGGTTGCCACGGAACGCGACCGCGCGCGTGCCGCGGCGGCCGACAAGGACGGCGACGAAGATGAACGCCCCGCGCGCCGGCGCACGGAGCGCAACCCGGTGCACCGGGTGCTTTTCTCCAGCTTCATCATCCAGTGA
- a CDS encoding flagellar hook-length control protein FliK, whose product MEQARISSPQGTQPAHAARTRSTAQAPDDAHSAAPSGFLALLAALGDAAAPGDAGPLDLPSAGAAPADGLPADAAKDALDASALAAWQGLLAPDAAVRGDAAGAAAGQGPGLRIAVQDGTAAGSGMPGAGAQAGANPLAAGVPGVDGLPQGMVAETAMLDASADLKGGAPQAGAAAFGRAFSRMQTALAQRADSAEMSLGRARAGDVALPTQGHHMAAVATVQAASERMAAGLPVAGAADRSAAAGAGDLVANGAAMAGDLLAAAAPARGGEAAGSGGSPGEGRGDAGAWFDNGGGVAPVEPGAAVDGAAAFGDPAQAGMEDQVAEQVTYWINQKTQNAELTLNRDGQPVEVSVSLSGNEAHVTFRSDQPQTRDMLDRSMAQLSELLRSEGLVLSGMSVGTSAGQRENAADPERQGRRDGSRQAQVVAATPVSMASPLRGGGGAPDRAVDIFV is encoded by the coding sequence ATGGAACAAGCAAGAATTTCTTCTCCCCAGGGCACCCAGCCGGCCCACGCCGCGCGGACCCGGTCCACGGCGCAGGCGCCGGACGACGCCCACAGTGCCGCCCCCAGCGGCTTTCTGGCCCTGCTGGCAGCGCTCGGGGATGCTGCTGCCCCGGGGGACGCCGGGCCGCTGGACCTGCCGTCCGCCGGCGCGGCGCCGGCCGATGGGTTGCCCGCCGATGCCGCGAAGGATGCCCTGGATGCTTCGGCCCTGGCGGCATGGCAGGGATTGCTGGCGCCCGACGCCGCTGTGCGGGGCGATGCCGCCGGGGCGGCGGCGGGGCAGGGCCCCGGCCTTCGCATTGCAGTGCAAGATGGAACGGCGGCAGGCTCGGGGATGCCCGGCGCGGGCGCCCAGGCAGGGGCGAACCCGTTGGCGGCTGGTGTGCCGGGCGTGGACGGCCTGCCACAGGGCATGGTGGCCGAAACGGCCATGCTCGACGCTTCCGCGGACCTCAAGGGCGGGGCACCACAGGCCGGTGCCGCAGCGTTCGGCCGGGCTTTCTCGCGCATGCAAACTGCATTGGCCCAAAGGGCGGATTCCGCAGAAATGTCCCTGGGCCGGGCCCGGGCGGGCGATGTGGCGCTGCCGACGCAAGGGCACCACATGGCGGCCGTGGCGACGGTGCAGGCCGCCAGCGAGCGCATGGCGGCGGGCCTGCCGGTTGCGGGCGCCGCCGATCGGAGCGCGGCTGCCGGGGCCGGCGACCTGGTGGCCAACGGCGCAGCGATGGCGGGCGACCTGCTGGCGGCTGCAGCGCCCGCACGGGGTGGGGAGGCCGCCGGTAGTGGCGGCAGCCCTGGCGAAGGGCGGGGGGATGCCGGCGCATGGTTCGACAATGGCGGGGGCGTGGCGCCCGTGGAGCCAGGAGCGGCCGTCGATGGCGCCGCGGCGTTTGGCGATCCTGCCCAGGCCGGCATGGAGGACCAGGTCGCCGAGCAGGTGACGTACTGGATCAACCAGAAGACTCAGAATGCGGAGCTGACGCTCAACCGCGACGGGCAGCCCGTCGAGGTGTCGGTGTCGCTGTCGGGCAATGAGGCCCATGTGACTTTCCGCAGCGACCAGCCGCAGACCCGCGACATGCTGGACCGGAGCATGGCGCAATTGAGCGAGTTGCTGCGCAGCGAGGGGCTGGTGCTCTCGGGCATGTCGGTCGGCACGTCGGCCGGACAACGTGAAAATGCGGCCGACCCCGAACGGCAGGGCCGCCGCGATGGGTCACGCCAGGCGCAGGTGGTGGCCGCCACGCCGGTGAGCATGGCCTCGCCGCTGCGCGGCGGTGGCGGCGCGCCAGACCGTGCCGTGGACATCTTTGTGTGA
- the fliJ gene encoding flagellar export protein FliJ, with protein sequence MSSLNSLSVAVEVASRKRDDARKVLQDTQAAQQAARAQLDQLEDYARETQARWGMKADTTMKPEVMYHHYQFMDRLGHAAGVQTGVVGDHANRVEAARRNLLEAELRLASLRKVMEKRRHDLERAEMRRDQKQTDERAALQYRSAMQGSAGRE encoded by the coding sequence ATGTCCAGCCTCAATTCGCTGTCCGTCGCCGTCGAGGTGGCTTCCCGCAAGCGGGACGACGCGCGCAAGGTGCTGCAGGACACGCAGGCAGCGCAGCAGGCGGCACGCGCCCAGCTCGACCAGCTCGAAGACTATGCCCGTGAAACGCAAGCGCGCTGGGGCATGAAGGCCGACACCACGATGAAGCCCGAGGTGATGTACCACCACTACCAGTTCATGGACCGTTTGGGACATGCGGCGGGTGTCCAGACCGGGGTGGTGGGTGACCATGCCAACCGGGTGGAGGCGGCCCGGCGCAACCTGCTGGAGGCGGAACTGCGGCTGGCCAGCCTGCGCAAGGTCATGGAGAAGCGGCGCCACGACCTGGAGCGGGCTGAAATGCGAAGAGATCAGAAACAAACCGATGAACGGGCTGCCCTGCAGTACCGAAGTGCGATGCAAGGCTCTGCGGGCCGGGAGTAG
- the fliI gene encoding flagellar protein export ATPase FliI, which yields MSVEAPAAWTRLIEDARERVAEGAPLETRGTLTRLTGLVLEAVGIRVPVGSQCMVQMPGHAPVLAEVVGFSADRAFLMPAGDIHGLSSGASVVPAAPYVPMPRLGEPARAIQRAGVLRLPMGEGLLGRVVDAQGLPLDHGGPVQDVVSEPMGRRQINAMDRDPVRESLDTGVRAINALLTVGRGQRLGLFAGSGVGKSVLLGMMARYTRADVIVVGLIGERGREVKEFVEDILGEDGRARSVVVAAPADAPPLLRMQGAAYATAVAEHFRDKGKHVLLLMDSLTRYAMAQREIALAIGEPPATKGYPPSCFAKLPQLVERSGNGLHGVGSITAFYTVLSEGDDQQDPIADAARAILDGHIVLSRALAETGHFPAIDIEQSASRVMHNVVSRGHFDLARRFRAVYSRYQKSRDLVQVGAYMSGSDPALDEAIRLQPQMAGFLQQDMFEAASMDQSVAGMAAVLDH from the coding sequence ATGAGCGTTGAGGCCCCCGCCGCCTGGACACGCCTCATCGAGGATGCGCGCGAGCGTGTTGCCGAGGGCGCTCCGCTGGAAACACGCGGCACCCTGACGCGGCTGACAGGCCTGGTGCTGGAGGCCGTGGGCATCCGCGTGCCGGTGGGCTCGCAGTGCATGGTCCAGATGCCGGGCCATGCCCCGGTGCTGGCCGAGGTGGTGGGGTTCTCCGCCGATCGCGCGTTTCTGATGCCGGCGGGAGACATCCACGGGCTGTCCAGCGGCGCGAGCGTGGTGCCGGCGGCACCCTACGTTCCCATGCCGCGACTGGGCGAGCCCGCGCGGGCCATCCAGCGCGCCGGTGTGCTGCGCTTGCCCATGGGCGAGGGCCTGCTCGGACGGGTGGTGGACGCGCAGGGCCTGCCGCTGGACCATGGCGGGCCGGTGCAGGACGTGGTGTCCGAGCCCATGGGGCGCCGCCAGATCAATGCCATGGACCGCGATCCCGTGCGCGAATCGCTGGACACCGGCGTGCGCGCCATCAACGCCCTGCTCACGGTGGGGCGCGGCCAGCGCCTGGGCCTGTTCGCAGGCTCTGGGGTGGGCAAGAGCGTCCTGCTGGGCATGATGGCCCGCTACACCCGCGCCGACGTGATCGTGGTGGGGCTGATCGGCGAGCGGGGGCGCGAAGTCAAGGAATTCGTCGAGGACATCCTGGGCGAAGACGGCCGCGCGCGCTCGGTCGTGGTGGCCGCTCCGGCGGACGCACCCCCCCTGCTGCGCATGCAGGGCGCGGCCTATGCCACGGCCGTGGCCGAGCATTTCCGCGACAAGGGCAAGCATGTGCTGCTGCTCATGGATTCATTGACCCGCTATGCGATGGCCCAGCGCGAAATCGCGCTGGCCATTGGCGAACCCCCTGCCACCAAGGGCTATCCGCCCTCCTGTTTCGCCAAGCTCCCTCAACTCGTGGAGCGCAGCGGCAACGGACTGCATGGCGTCGGGTCCATCACGGCCTTCTATACAGTGCTCTCGGAAGGGGATGACCAGCAGGACCCCATCGCCGACGCGGCGCGCGCCATCCTGGATGGCCACATCGTGCTCTCGCGCGCGCTGGCCGAGACGGGCCATTTCCCCGCCATCGACATCGAGCAATCCGCGTCGCGCGTGATGCACAACGTGGTGTCGCGCGGGCATTTCGACCTGGCGCGGCGCTTTCGGGCGGTGTATTCGCGCTACCAGAAAAGCCGCGATCTGGTGCAGGTGGGGGCTTATATGAGCGGCTCCGATCCGGCGCTGGACGAGGCCATCCGTCTGCAGCCGCAGATGGCGGGGTTCCTGCAGCAGGACATGTTCGAGGCGGCCTCCATGGACCAGAGCGTCGCGGGCATGGCGGCGGTGCTGGACCACTGA
- a CDS encoding FliH/SctL family protein encodes MMPSSSQRSYSRFIPSEEVGDFTQWKFGAVDGSDLVEPEPEPVAEIPVEIDEAAQQALVQQACDDAYAEGFAQGQAQTALEWQRRMDDYIAQQGNEAALRLQGVMQTLDASLIDMQQQMAQQLLELACDIARQVVRQELSVNPNALQPVVREAVGMLVTEGRPAMVRLNPADMEAMAQPLREEMDAPGVQWMADAAVPPGGCMVESAGTVVDGSLDKRWQRAIAALGLQSPWQEEGGDER; translated from the coding sequence ATGATGCCTTCGTCTAGCCAGCGTTCGTACTCGCGCTTCATCCCCAGCGAGGAAGTCGGCGATTTCACACAGTGGAAGTTTGGCGCCGTGGATGGCTCCGACCTCGTCGAGCCAGAACCAGAGCCCGTGGCCGAGATTCCGGTCGAAATAGACGAGGCCGCGCAGCAGGCGCTGGTCCAGCAGGCGTGTGACGACGCGTATGCCGAGGGCTTTGCCCAGGGCCAGGCCCAAACGGCACTGGAGTGGCAGCGCCGCATGGATGACTACATCGCGCAGCAAGGGAACGAAGCCGCCCTGCGCCTTCAGGGTGTGATGCAGACGCTGGACGCGAGCCTGATCGACATGCAGCAGCAGATGGCCCAGCAGCTGCTGGAACTGGCGTGCGACATCGCACGCCAGGTGGTGCGCCAGGAGCTGTCCGTCAACCCCAATGCCCTGCAGCCCGTGGTGCGGGAGGCCGTGGGCATGCTGGTGACCGAAGGCCGGCCCGCGATGGTCCGGTTGAACCCCGCCGACATGGAGGCGATGGCCCAGCCCCTGCGCGAGGAGATGGATGCGCCAGGGGTGCAGTGGATGGCCGATGCCGCAGTACCGCCAGGCGGCTGTATGGTCGAGTCTGCGGGCACCGTGGTGGATGGCAGCCTGGACAAGCGCTGGCAGCGCGCCATTGCGGCGCTGGGCCTCCAGTCGCCCTGGCAGGAGGAGGGCGGCGATGAGCGTTGA
- the fliG gene encoding flagellar motor switch protein FliG, whose protein sequence is MDDQGLNDAAIMLMSLGEEEAAEVFKHFSPKEVQKLGETIARMRSVSRDKVDEVINKFSNAAAAQSLLVSDTGNYVRAVLRRALGDDKAGLLIDRILQGGDVSGIESLKWMDPLSVAELLRNEHPQIVAAILVHLDSDQASGILMHLTDRQRSEILLRVATLEGIQPTALKDLNEVLFKVLAGGDKIRKSSLGGVKAAAEIINLLGGNMDAVVLESIRGYDPDLAQKIMDKMFVFEDVLKLDDKAIQTVLKEVASETLIVALKGAVPELREKFLSNMSSRASEALREDLESRGPMRLSEVEAQQKEILKTVRRLSDEGQIVIGSGGDDAFV, encoded by the coding sequence ATGGACGACCAAGGACTCAACGACGCAGCCATCATGCTGATGTCCCTCGGCGAGGAAGAGGCGGCCGAAGTGTTCAAGCATTTCTCGCCCAAGGAAGTGCAGAAGCTCGGCGAAACCATTGCGCGCATGCGCTCCGTGTCGCGCGACAAGGTGGACGAGGTCATCAACAAGTTCTCCAACGCGGCGGCGGCGCAGAGCCTTCTGGTGTCGGATACCGGCAACTACGTGCGCGCCGTGCTGCGGCGTGCGCTGGGGGATGACAAGGCCGGGCTGCTCATCGACCGCATCCTGCAGGGGGGCGACGTCTCGGGCATCGAAAGCCTGAAGTGGATGGACCCGCTGTCCGTGGCCGAGTTGCTGCGCAACGAACATCCCCAGATCGTCGCGGCCATCCTGGTGCACCTGGACAGCGACCAGGCATCGGGCATCCTGATGCACCTCACGGACCGCCAGCGCAGTGAAATTCTGTTGCGCGTGGCCACGCTCGAAGGCATACAGCCGACGGCGCTCAAGGACCTCAACGAGGTGCTGTTCAAGGTGCTGGCCGGCGGCGACAAGATCCGCAAGAGCTCGCTCGGCGGCGTCAAGGCAGCGGCCGAGATCATCAACCTGCTGGGCGGCAACATGGATGCCGTGGTGCTGGAGTCCATCCGCGGCTACGACCCCGACCTGGCCCAGAAGATCATGGACAAGATGTTCGTGTTCGAGGACGTGCTCAAGCTCGACGACAAGGCGATCCAGACCGTGCTCAAGGAAGTGGCTTCCGAAACGCTCATCGTTGCGCTCAAGGGAGCGGTGCCGGAGTTGCGCGAGAAGTTCCTCTCGAACATGTCCTCGCGTGCTTCCGAAGCGCTGCGCGAAGACCTCGAATCGCGCGGCCCGATGCGGCTGTCCGAAGTCGAGGCCCAGCAGAAGGAAATTCTCAAGACCGTGCGTCGCCTGTCCGACGAGGGTCAGATCGTGATTGGATCCGGCGGTGATGATGCCTTCGTCTAG
- the fliF gene encoding flagellar basal-body MS-ring/collar protein FliF: protein MSAVAEVPLTPPAGPNWLQRLSALDRAQRMRLGVGAALLVAAAIAAIVLGRQPDYRVLFANLNDKDGGAIVAQLSQMNVPYKHADGGGAILIPADRVHDVRLRLATQGLPKGSVAGFELMESSKFGMTQFQERLNFQRGLEGELTRSIQALSSVQGARVHLALPNQNGFFREQQKPSASVLVSLHPGRVLDRAQLAGIVHLVASSVPELAPSAVSVLDDTGKLLSQSPDGAAGTGVDAQQLLYVQQIEQQYTRRILDILEPVVGRNNVKAQVTAEVDFTQTESTSEQHRPNLATDASAIRSQQIVESSGPQGNPLPTGVPGATTNQPPAPAAAPINGANPAPTAAGQQAQGAQAAASKRESITNYEVDKTVRVTRGGSGALKRVSAAVVVNYQSAEDKGKTVSKALTPEQLEQMTALVRETIGFNRDRGDSVNLMNTPFQVDATPANDVPLWKQPEVIELAKTFAWPVGAVLFAALVLLGLVRPALKGGAAAKPRAIPVAGGQLDAVESETPERPALPAPAAKNEVLPATPEQLRLEEARVLAKENPVAVANILKTWLNGEPV from the coding sequence ATGTCTGCAGTTGCTGAAGTTCCTCTCACTCCCCCTGCCGGCCCGAACTGGCTGCAGCGGCTGTCTGCCCTGGACAGGGCGCAGCGCATGCGGCTGGGCGTGGGTGCGGCACTCCTGGTGGCGGCGGCCATTGCGGCCATCGTGCTGGGGCGCCAGCCCGACTACCGGGTGCTGTTCGCCAACCTGAACGACAAGGATGGCGGTGCCATCGTCGCCCAGCTGTCGCAGATGAACGTGCCCTACAAGCATGCCGACGGCGGCGGTGCGATCCTGATCCCCGCCGACCGCGTGCATGACGTGCGCTTGCGCCTGGCCACCCAGGGCCTGCCCAAGGGTTCCGTGGCGGGCTTCGAGCTGATGGAGTCCAGCAAGTTCGGAATGACGCAGTTTCAGGAACGCCTGAACTTCCAGCGGGGCCTGGAGGGTGAACTCACCCGCTCCATCCAGGCGCTGTCGTCCGTGCAGGGCGCGCGCGTGCACCTGGCGCTTCCCAATCAGAATGGCTTTTTCCGGGAGCAGCAAAAACCCTCGGCCTCCGTGCTGGTGAGCCTGCATCCCGGCCGCGTGCTCGACCGTGCCCAGCTGGCGGGCATCGTGCACCTGGTCGCCTCCAGCGTGCCGGAACTGGCGCCCTCCGCCGTGAGCGTGCTGGACGACACGGGCAAGCTGCTGTCCCAATCGCCCGATGGCGCCGCGGGAACCGGGGTCGACGCGCAGCAACTGCTGTATGTGCAGCAGATCGAGCAGCAGTACACCCGCCGGATCCTGGACATCCTGGAACCCGTGGTGGGCCGCAACAACGTCAAGGCGCAGGTGACGGCCGAGGTGGACTTCACCCAGACCGAATCCACGTCCGAGCAGCACCGCCCCAACCTCGCCACCGATGCCAGCGCCATCCGCAGCCAGCAGATCGTGGAAAGCTCCGGTCCGCAGGGCAATCCGCTGCCCACGGGCGTGCCTGGCGCCACGACCAACCAGCCTCCCGCTCCTGCTGCGGCGCCCATCAACGGCGCCAATCCGGCACCCACGGCGGCGGGCCAGCAGGCCCAGGGTGCGCAGGCAGCGGCGAGCAAGCGCGAATCCATCACCAATTACGAAGTGGACAAGACCGTGCGCGTGACGCGTGGCGGCAGCGGCGCCCTCAAGCGGGTGAGTGCGGCGGTGGTCGTGAACTACCAGTCCGCCGAGGACAAGGGCAAGACGGTATCCAAGGCGCTCACGCCAGAGCAGCTCGAGCAGATGACCGCCCTGGTGCGCGAAACCATTGGCTTCAACCGGGATCGTGGCGACTCGGTCAACCTCATGAACACCCCGTTCCAGGTGGACGCGACGCCTGCCAACGACGTTCCGCTGTGGAAACAGCCTGAAGTGATCGAACTGGCCAAGACCTTCGCCTGGCCAGTGGGTGCGGTTCTGTTCGCGGCCCTGGTGCTGCTGGGCCTGGTGCGGCCGGCGCTCAAGGGCGGCGCCGCTGCCAAGCCCCGCGCCATCCCGGTGGCCGGCGGCCAGCTCGACGCCGTGGAGTCCGAAACACCCGAGCGCCCCGCGCTGCCTGCGCCCGCCGCGAAGAACGAAGTGCTTCCCGCCACGCCGGAGCAGCTGCGCCTGGAAGAGGCGCGGGTGCTGGCCAAGGAGAACCCTGTGGCCGTGGCCAATATCCTGAAGACCTGGCTCAACGGCGAGCCAGTCTGA
- the fliE gene encoding flagellar hook-basal body complex protein FliE yields MDLRISSSTAPLTGAGVARRAAAPQNDANEVGFSGALKGALQSVSAAQNRASDLQTEVQMENPSVSLEETMVAIQKAQIGFQATLHVRNRMVQAYTDIMNMQV; encoded by the coding sequence ATGGACCTTCGCATCTCAAGCTCTACCGCCCCGCTCACGGGCGCTGGCGTGGCGCGCCGTGCTGCGGCGCCGCAAAACGACGCCAATGAAGTGGGTTTTTCAGGGGCGCTCAAAGGCGCGCTCCAGTCGGTCAGTGCGGCCCAGAACCGTGCCAGCGACCTGCAGACGGAAGTCCAGATGGAGAACCCCTCCGTCAGCCTCGAGGAAACCATGGTGGCGATCCAGAAGGCCCAGATCGGATTCCAGGCCACGCTGCACGTGCGCAACCGGATGGTGCAGGCCTATACCGACATCATGAACATGCAGGTATAG
- a CDS encoding flagellar protein FliT yields MSHMLIDYYKAIEDSSAKMLEAARLKDWDGVVRYEGACAVLIEQLRFKSQEHELLPEHRREKTRIMQRILRNDAQIRCLAEPWLAQFEHLFEGQPQMMH; encoded by the coding sequence ATGTCCCACATGCTGATTGACTACTACAAGGCGATCGAAGACAGCAGCGCCAAGATGCTGGAGGCCGCCAGGCTCAAGGACTGGGATGGCGTGGTGCGCTATGAAGGAGCCTGTGCCGTGCTGATCGAGCAACTGCGCTTCAAGTCGCAGGAACACGAACTGCTGCCAGAGCATCGGCGCGAAAAGACCCGCATCATGCAGCGCATCCTGCGCAACGATGCCCAGATCCGTTGCCTGGCCGAGCCCTGGCTGGCGCAGTTCGAACACCTGTTCGAAGGCCAGCCGCAGATGATGCATTGA
- the fliS gene encoding flagellar export chaperone FliS — translation MFSAYSPRAANAYQRINVETSMHTMDQHQLVSLLYEGVLNSIATARGAMARGDVLGKVNNISKAVRIIEEGLSTALDKVDGGELAQNLGALYDYCLHRLILANARNDDAMMQEVMRLIEPVAQGWSQIKQSGAVAEAATPGQPALVEA, via the coding sequence ATGTTCAGCGCCTATAGCCCCCGTGCAGCCAACGCTTATCAGCGTATCAATGTAGAAACCAGCATGCACACGATGGACCAGCACCAGCTGGTCAGCCTGCTGTATGAAGGTGTCCTGAACTCCATCGCCACGGCGCGGGGTGCCATGGCGCGCGGCGACGTGCTGGGCAAGGTCAACAATATCTCCAAGGCCGTCCGCATCATTGAAGAGGGGCTGAGCACGGCGCTCGACAAGGTGGATGGCGGGGAGCTGGCCCAGAACCTGGGAGCCTTGTATGACTACTGCCTGCACCGCCTGATCCTGGCGAATGCCCGCAACGACGATGCCATGATGCAGGAGGTCATGCGCCTGATCGAGCCGGTGGCGCAGGGCTGGAGCCAGATCAAGCAATCGGGCGCCGTCGCGGAGGCCGCCACCCCGGGGCAGCCAGCACTGGTGGAGGCCTGA